One genomic region from Mytilus trossulus isolate FHL-02 chromosome 9, PNRI_Mtr1.1.1.hap1, whole genome shotgun sequence encodes:
- the LOC134684430 gene encoding uncharacterized protein LOC134684430, with product MLDLIKYGNNMKNLVMRVAFRHPSTIVTHIAASSFVQKSNSWPDPTDMFVIHKILKGVQNLKGKNDLRLPITKDILIKLIDSLPCVIVNVDNQLALKAMFLDLHPKTIYIPICADNITCPVTLVHHYLSQFGHSSGPLFQFKSGAPVTRSSFTTSLKSALSFIGLDTRYYKAHSFRIGAATSAAARGIPHSVIQGMGRWKSSVFMKYIRMQNFN from the exons ATGTTAGATCTGATCAAATAtggaaataatatgaaaaacttGGTTATGAGAGTGGCTTTCAGGCA TCCATCAACTATCGTCACCCATATAGCAGCTTCGAGTTTTGTGCAAAAATCAAATAGTTGGCCTGATCCAAcagatatgtttgttattcataaaattttgaaaggtGTACAGAATTTGAAAGGCAAGAATGACCTTAGACTACCAATAACTAAGGACATTTTGATCAAATTAATTGACTCTTTGCCGTGTGTAATTGTTAATGTAGACAACCAATTAGCCCTTAAGGCTATGTTTCT TGATCTGCATCCAAAAACCATTTATATCCCGATTTGTGCAGATAATATTACGTGTCCAGTCACTCTTGTTCATCACTATCTGTCTCAATTTGGCCATTCAAGTGGACCTTTGTTCCAATTTAAGTCTGGAGCTCCAGTTACTAGGTCTTCTTTCACCACCTCTTTAAAGTCGGCTCTCTCATTCATCGGTTTAGATACTCGGTACTATAAAGCACACAGTTTCAGGATAGGGGCTGCGACTTCTGCTGCTGCTAGGGGAATTCCCCACTCCGTGATTCAAGGGATGGGAAGATGGAAATCGagtgtttttatgaaatatataaggatgcaaaattttaa